The genome window GGGCCACGTCGCGCTCCTTCTCCAGGACGACGAACCGGCCGTCGTAGCGGGCCGCGAGCCAGTAGGCGACGGAGGTGCCGAGGATTCCGCCTCCCACGATGGCGACGTCCCAGGGTTCCATGAGGGTCCTGCGGTCTCCGCAACCAAGCGCGGCTTATTAGGACTGCGACAACGACTACGGACCGGTCCAAGGTACGCGCAGATCGGAACCGATTTGCTTCAGGTTCTCGGCGACCTTCGGAGAGAGCGGGATGCCTTCCTTCCGGTATTTCTCCATGCGCGCGAAGCTCTTCTCGCCCGCGACGTAGATGCGCGTCTGGCCCTCCGCCTTCGGGCTGTCCTTGAGCTCGCGGGCGAGGCGGTCCATGTCCCGCTTGAACTCCTCCAGCGGCCGAAACGCTCCCGGATCGATCGCCAGGAAGAAGTGACCCACGTCCGGACGCTTTTCGTCCGCGTAGACCTGGAGCCCCGTGGCCGCGCCGGGGAGGACTCCCGAGAGGACGTCGACCAAGAGGGCGAGCCCGTAGCCCTTGTGGCCTCCGAGTTCCTCGCCCTCGCCTCCGAGGGGCAGGAGGCCGCCGCCGAGACGCTTGGACAAGGCGTTCAGGACGCGGGCCGCGTCCGAGGTGCTCTTCCCGGTTTCGTCCACCGCCCAGCCGTGCGGCATAGGCTTGCCCGCCCGGTTGTAGACCTCGACCTTGCCCCGCGGGACCGTCGCCGTGGCCATGTCGAAGACGAAGGGCGTCTCGTGCGACGTCGGCGCGGTGATGCTGATCGGGTTCGTCCCGAGGACGGCCGATCGGCCGAACGTGGGCACGACGAGCGGCGCGGCGTTCGTCATGCTCATTCCGATCAGATCGTGCTCGAGCGCCATCAAGGAATAGTACCCGGCGATGCCGTAGTGATTCGAGTTCCTCACGGTCACGACGCCGACCGCGGTCTCTTTGGCCTTCCGGATCGCGAGCTCCATGCCCTTCTTGCCGACGACCTGCCCGAGGCTCTGCGCCCCGTCGAGCAGCGCGGTGGCCTTCGTCTCCCGGACGATCGTGCTGTGGTCCGTGGGCTTCATGTAGCCTTCCTGGAGCCCGCTCACGTACCGCTGGAGCCGCGCGACGCCGTGGCTCTCGATGCCGCGAAGGTCCGCAAGGACGAGGACGTCCGTCGTCACGCCCGCGTCGTCCGCCGGCACCCCGAGCTTCATGAGGACTTGTTCGCAGAAGCTCCTGAGAGGCTTCTCCTGGATGAGAATCTTGTCCGCCATGCACACGCCTCGGTTCGGGGCCCACAATTGCCGTTCGCGTATAAGGCTGCGGTGCGTACGATGGGAACCACGGGAACGCCGGTCATCGCCGCAGACTCAAGTAGGGGTGCGTCTCTCCGTCCACCGTGAGTGCGGAGCGCGATGCGTTCTTGCTCCTCCGTCGGCTGGCGCCGGAGGACCACGGGCTCACCGTGTTCGATGCGGACACCCAGGAGACTTCGTACGGTACGTTCGTCGTCGACGGGCTCCCCCTGATCTTCGACACGCATCGCAAGGAGACGTGGTTCGTGTCCACGGCGGAGCTCCTCACGGAGATCGGGGCTCCCGCCCGCGTGACGCCTGAGGAGGTCGAGCGCTTCGCGAAGGTCGCGGAGCACGCGGGCGCGCAGGCGATTCCCTACAGCGCCTGCTTCTTCAAGGGAAACCTCCACGTGTACGCGTACTACGGGCCCGTCCGCGGCCTGGACATTTCCACGGTGGGTGAGTCCGTTGCCGCTGCGGAACGGAAACTCGACGCGATCGTTCGCGGGCTCTGGTCCGACATCCCCGGGGGCGTCCGGGAGGCGCAGGCCGAACTCCTCTCGGGCCGGCGAAAGGCCCGCTATCCCGAGGACCT of Thermoplasmata archaeon contains these proteins:
- a CDS encoding Ldh family oxidoreductase, which produces MADKILIQEKPLRSFCEQVLMKLGVPADDAGVTTDVLVLADLRGIESHGVARLQRYVSGLQEGYMKPTDHSTIVRETKATALLDGAQSLGQVVGKKGMELAIRKAKETAVGVVTVRNSNHYGIAGYYSLMALEHDLIGMSMTNAAPLVVPTFGRSAVLGTNPISITAPTSHETPFVFDMATATVPRGKVEVYNRAGKPMPHGWAVDETGKSTSDAARVLNALSKRLGGGLLPLGGEGEELGGHKGYGLALLVDVLSGVLPGAATGLQVYADEKRPDVGHFFLAIDPGAFRPLEEFKRDMDRLARELKDSPKAEGQTRIYVAGEKSFARMEKYRKEGIPLSPKVAENLKQIGSDLRVPWTGP